A single region of the Deinococcus roseus genome encodes:
- the vapC gene encoding type II toxin-antitoxin system tRNA(fMet)-specific endonuclease VapC, translating to MTVQFLLDTNTCIFILNHRPPHVAEHFAEHPIGSIGVSSITAAELSFGMHKSGSAKNLERLKHFLTPLLVLPFDDEAASVYGRVRAELQARGTPIGPLDTLIGAHALALKVTLVTNNTREFQRIDGLALEDWL from the coding sequence TTGACGGTCCAATTCCTGCTGGACACCAACACCTGCATTTTCATCCTGAACCACAGGCCTCCCCATGTTGCTGAGCATTTCGCAGAGCACCCCATTGGGAGCATCGGGGTGTCCTCGATCACGGCTGCAGAACTCTCCTTCGGGATGCACAAGTCAGGCTCTGCCAAAAACCTGGAGCGCCTGAAACACTTCCTGACCCCACTGCTGGTTCTGCCGTTTGATGATGAGGCGGCCAGCGTGTACGGTCGGGTGCGGGCAGAGCTGCAGGCCAGAGGAACCCCGATTGGACCCCTGGACACGTTGATTGGAGCCCATGCACTGGCTTTGAAAGTCACCCTGGTGACGAACAACACCCGTGAATTCCAGAGGATTGATGGTCTGGCTCTGGAGGACTGGTTGTAG
- a CDS encoding winged helix-turn-helix domain-containing protein, translated as MTDPERPLPSLDDRLRDQHRILQHLAEHTGTSNQTMKSNFQIAEALGLDPEGVRSALMALVEKGHVKVPVSNYGGVAAHITAAGQDFIQHGPSPTGLIFITQVQGDITFMPCSKAPTTPCSKSHP; from the coding sequence ATGACTGACCCTGAACGCCCCCTCCCTTCCCTCGATGACCGCCTGAGGGACCAACACCGGATCCTGCAGCACCTCGCGGAACACACGGGCACCAGCAACCAGACCATGAAATCCAACTTCCAGATTGCCGAAGCACTCGGGCTGGACCCGGAAGGGGTACGCTCCGCGTTGATGGCCCTGGTTGAAAAAGGACATGTGAAGGTTCCTGTGAGCAACTACGGCGGGGTGGCGGCCCACATCACGGCTGCAGGACAGGATTTCATCCAGCATGGACCCTCACCCACCGGTCTGATCTTCATCACTCAGGTTCAGGGAGACATTACATTCATGCCTTGCAGCAAGGCTCCCACAACACCCTGCAGCAAATCACACCCCTGA
- a CDS encoding SDR family oxidoreductase, with protein sequence MSEKSTNKQVWLITGAGRGLGLDLAQAALKAGHLVVATGRNPERIRAALGDHQDLLTVPLDVTRPEDAQAAVEATLDRFGQLDVLVNNAGNFYAGFFEELSPEQVRSQIETLLFGPMNVARAALPVMRKQRSGLLITLSSTAGITGGAFCTAYAAAKFGIEGWMESLTPEVAPFGIRTMLVEPGFFRTELLTETSTTYAQPHIDDYAEKTRETITAWNSMNGQQGGDPARLADAIVQLAAHDQPPFRFAAGADAVSTFEQKAQALLAEAHAHLELSSSLAHSDPQPTSNGDQP encoded by the coding sequence ATGTCTGAGAAAAGCACGAACAAGCAAGTCTGGCTGATCACAGGAGCCGGGCGTGGGCTGGGACTCGATCTCGCACAGGCCGCCTTGAAGGCCGGGCACCTCGTGGTCGCCACGGGACGCAACCCAGAACGGATCAGGGCGGCACTCGGGGACCATCAGGACCTCCTGACCGTCCCACTCGACGTCACCCGCCCAGAAGACGCCCAGGCCGCGGTTGAGGCCACCTTGGACCGCTTTGGTCAACTGGACGTGCTGGTCAACAACGCAGGCAACTTTTACGCCGGGTTCTTCGAGGAACTCAGCCCCGAACAGGTGCGCAGCCAGATCGAGACCTTGCTGTTCGGCCCCATGAACGTTGCCAGGGCTGCCTTGCCTGTGATGCGAAAGCAGCGTTCCGGACTCTTGATCACCCTCTCTTCCACCGCTGGCATCACCGGAGGGGCGTTCTGCACGGCCTACGCCGCCGCAAAGTTCGGCATTGAAGGCTGGATGGAATCCCTCACCCCCGAGGTCGCCCCCTTCGGCATCCGCACCATGCTGGTGGAACCGGGATTCTTCCGCACCGAATTGCTCACCGAAACGTCCACCACCTACGCCCAGCCGCACATTGACGACTACGCCGAGAAAACCCGGGAGACCATCACAGCCTGGAACAGCATGAACGGCCAGCAGGGTGGGGACCCGGCCAGACTTGCCGACGCAATCGTGCAACTTGCTGCCCATGATCAGCCGCCTTTTCGCTTCGCCGCCGGTGCAGACGCGGTGAGCACATTCGAGCAGAAGGCCCAGGCCTTGCTGGCAGAGGCCCACGCCCACCTGGAGCTGTCCAGCAGCCTTGCCCACAGTGACCCACAACCCACCTCGAACGGAGATCAACCATGA
- a CDS encoding YaaC family protein gives MNTLRIISERPIEDIFSHLSQYESTKLALKLIQRKDKNNRLTPELAEAKAIGVAYCLRNAREYLRQTDVSWTTRLLNGYYGMMALSGALMIADPDNTYTLQDFEGFTKKGHGLSNIDSEAPFPEGQLIYLTKKGLFLEFAAHLGLKLDAFKVKDRPDSTQDLHLIKDKHLTLDNLLACIPELADLYFNVTGKPPKSSPYEMKSPDPRGGPKFGNQSLPDPPEDPNAADAFPLGLCYLLTSPYHQTLEDCKVMQNYFQPLDIIQRTNDGPAIRGYVLGDSEEACLARIPSHQSALVPPSWFDAPFGEVKDMLAVHFLITYHLSIIVRYRPSLWREITEGEYNDYFSLIRQYHQVFSRVVPQLVLERLEGRPVKLIALFNGLQVH, from the coding sequence ATGAACACCCTCCGCATCATCTCAGAACGCCCCATTGAGGACATCTTCAGTCACCTCTCCCAATACGAAAGCACCAAACTTGCCCTCAAACTCATCCAGCGCAAAGACAAAAACAACAGACTCACCCCAGAGCTGGCCGAAGCAAAAGCCATCGGGGTGGCCTACTGCCTCCGGAACGCCCGAGAATACCTCCGGCAAACCGACGTTTCCTGGACCACCCGCCTGCTGAACGGCTACTACGGCATGATGGCCCTCAGCGGAGCATTGATGATTGCAGACCCGGACAACACCTATACCCTTCAGGATTTCGAGGGCTTCACCAAGAAAGGCCACGGCCTCAGCAACATCGACTCCGAAGCCCCCTTCCCAGAAGGGCAACTGATCTACCTCACCAAAAAAGGTCTGTTCCTGGAGTTCGCTGCTCACCTGGGCCTGAAACTCGATGCCTTTAAAGTCAAAGACCGCCCCGACAGCACCCAGGACCTGCACCTCATCAAAGACAAACACCTGACCTTGGACAACCTGTTGGCCTGCATCCCCGAACTGGCTGACCTGTACTTCAACGTCACCGGGAAACCCCCAAAAAGCAGCCCTTATGAGATGAAATCACCAGACCCCAGGGGCGGACCCAAATTCGGCAACCAGAGCCTGCCGGACCCACCAGAAGATCCCAACGCAGCAGACGCCTTCCCTCTGGGTCTGTGCTATCTGCTGACCTCCCCCTACCACCAGACCCTTGAAGACTGCAAGGTCATGCAAAACTACTTTCAGCCCCTGGACATCATCCAGCGCACCAACGACGGGCCAGCCATCCGAGGCTACGTCCTGGGCGACAGTGAAGAAGCATGCCTGGCCAGAATCCCCAGCCATCAATCCGCACTGGTGCCCCCCTCCTGGTTTGACGCCCCTTTTGGGGAAGTCAAGGACATGCTGGCCGTCCACTTCCTGATCACCTATCACCTGAGCATCATCGTGCGTTACCGACCCAGCCTGTGGCGAGAAATCACCGAAGGGGAATACAATGATTACTTCTCGCTGATCCGCCAGTACCATCAGGTGTTCAGTCGGGTGGTGCCGCAATTGGTCCTGGAGCGCCTTGAAGGCCGTCCCGTCAAACTGATTGCGCTGTTCAATGGACTCCAGGTTCACTGA
- a CDS encoding antitoxin: protein MTTSKVFTSGGSQAVRIPREFRIDTQEVTIERIGDSLIITPLKPESHRHTWLSWYEAIGEGETIEREQPEEQERNWEL, encoded by the coding sequence ATGACCACCAGCAAAGTCTTCACCTCGGGCGGCAGTCAGGCCGTCCGGATCCCCCGAGAATTCAGAATCGACACGCAAGAAGTCACCATCGAGAGGATCGGCGACAGTCTGATCATCACTCCCCTGAAACCCGAAAGTCACCGGCACACCTGGCTCAGCTGGTATGAAGCGATTGGGGAAGGGGAGACGATCGAGCGGGAACAGCCCGAGGAGCAAGAAAGGAACTGGGAGCTTTGA
- a CDS encoding aldo/keto reductase: protein MKYRTLPGTGISVSNLALGVMGFGTETDEAEAFRILDRFIEAGGNLIDTANVYGAGASEELLGRWFTSRPDDITGRVVLATKGRFATGSDPNDNGSSRRNLDRALNASLRRLGRETVDLYQLHAWDPLTPIEETLRFLDGAVRAGKIHHIGLSNFTGWQMQLALSTAKALGLTVPVTLQPQYSLVSREIEFEIVPAALHNGIGLLPWSPLASGFLSGKYQKGSQPGKGTRAGEGNPMYDHIFGDLAAKDQNWEVLDVVVDIAKQNGVTPSQVALSWVTNRPGVTAPIIGARTLDQLEQNLIGGDLVLSEEETRRLDEVSAPTPNAYPYGPFGVKQRDRYVDSSKAGILELF, encoded by the coding sequence ATGAAGTACCGCACGCTCCCCGGAACTGGCATCAGCGTCTCGAACCTCGCCCTCGGTGTGATGGGATTTGGCACCGAGACGGACGAAGCCGAAGCCTTCAGGATCCTGGATCGGTTCATCGAGGCTGGCGGCAACCTGATCGACACCGCCAACGTTTACGGGGCAGGTGCCTCCGAAGAACTCCTTGGACGCTGGTTTACCAGCCGACCCGATGACATCACCGGACGGGTCGTCCTGGCCACCAAGGGCCGCTTCGCCACCGGATCCGATCCCAACGACAACGGTTCATCCAGGCGCAATCTGGACCGCGCCCTGAATGCATCGCTGCGCCGCCTTGGACGGGAAACGGTGGACCTGTACCAGCTGCACGCCTGGGACCCCCTGACCCCCATCGAAGAGACCCTGAGGTTCCTGGACGGGGCCGTGCGTGCTGGCAAAATTCACCACATTGGCCTGTCGAACTTCACCGGCTGGCAAATGCAACTCGCCCTCTCCACCGCAAAGGCCCTGGGCCTGACCGTGCCGGTCACCTTGCAGCCCCAGTACAGCCTAGTCTCCCGCGAGATCGAGTTCGAGATTGTCCCTGCAGCCCTCCACAACGGCATTGGGCTCCTTCCGTGGTCCCCGCTGGCTTCAGGGTTCCTGAGCGGCAAGTACCAAAAGGGCAGCCAACCCGGCAAGGGCACCCGGGCTGGAGAAGGCAACCCGATGTACGACCACATCTTTGGTGACCTCGCCGCGAAAGACCAGAATTGGGAGGTCCTCGATGTTGTTGTCGACATCGCGAAACAGAATGGGGTCACGCCCAGCCAGGTCGCGCTCAGCTGGGTCACGAACCGCCCAGGCGTCACCGCCCCCATCATCGGCGCGAGAACCCTGGATCAGCTGGAGCAAAACCTGATCGGCGGCGACCTCGTGCTGAGCGAGGAAGAAACCCGGAGGCTGGATGAGGTCAGTGCACCCACACCAAACGCTTACCCTTACGGGCCGTTCGGGGTGAAGCAACGGGACCGTTACGTGGACTCCAGCAAAGCAGGCATCCTGGAGCTGTTCTGA
- a CDS encoding AraC family transcriptional regulator: MEVEAHQNSAQALTDQVLRRTGWAEDVTTLWPALTLHRRVRPTPEAPCLYQPNVTVVLSGQKRVVLAVEQFLMTPGHFLLTSANLPVTPQIVEASPNHPFLAVMLMLDLNALAAFLLNHDLPAPSKRPSQRAIALGATSPELLDAFRRLVALLDTPGDLPVLAPLIEQEILYRLLCTPQGERLRDMAAASGHSHRLSRALRWLERHFRDPLNITDLAEHVGMSPSAFHRLFKDITAMSPLQYQKTLRLSEAQRLMLTQDMDAARAAFEVGYVSPSQFSREYRRQFGVSPISHVATLRETD; the protein is encoded by the coding sequence ATGGAAGTGGAGGCTCACCAGAACAGTGCACAGGCCCTGACCGATCAGGTGCTCCGCCGGACGGGCTGGGCTGAAGATGTCACCACCCTGTGGCCTGCCCTGACGCTGCACCGCCGGGTGAGACCGACGCCGGAGGCCCCCTGCCTCTACCAGCCCAACGTCACCGTGGTCCTCAGTGGCCAGAAGCGGGTGGTGCTGGCGGTGGAGCAGTTTTTGATGACACCGGGGCATTTTTTGCTCACTTCCGCCAACCTGCCTGTGACGCCTCAAATTGTGGAGGCCAGCCCGAACCATCCGTTCCTGGCTGTGATGCTCATGCTGGACCTGAATGCTCTGGCGGCGTTCCTGCTCAACCACGACCTTCCAGCCCCCAGCAAAAGACCATCTCAGCGGGCCATTGCCCTGGGGGCCACCTCCCCGGAACTGCTGGACGCCTTCCGGCGGCTGGTGGCTTTGCTTGATACTCCAGGTGACCTGCCGGTGCTGGCCCCACTGATCGAACAGGAAATCCTGTACCGGTTGCTGTGCACCCCTCAGGGGGAGCGGCTACGGGACATGGCTGCCGCCAGTGGTCACAGCCACCGCCTGTCCAGGGCACTCCGGTGGCTGGAGAGGCACTTCAGGGATCCGCTGAACATCACGGACCTGGCCGAGCATGTGGGGATGAGCCCTTCGGCGTTCCACCGCCTGTTCAAAGACATCACGGCGATGAGCCCCCTGCAATACCAGAAGACCCTGCGGCTCTCGGAAGCCCAGCGGCTGATGCTGACCCAGGACATGGATGCGGCCCGGGCCGCATTCGAGGTGGGTTACGTCAGTCCGTCGCAGTTCAGCCGCGAGTACCGACGGCAGTTCGGTGTGTCGCCCATCAGCCACGTGGCCACCCTGCGGGAAACGGACTGA